The genomic DNA CCTGATCGACGACGCGGAATCCGTGATCTGGCGGAAGGTCGCGCGCATCGGCCCCAACAAGTCGATGCGCGCCGTCCGGGCGGCCGCCTCGCGCGTGCGCGAGGACCTGCGTCTGCGCTTCCTCGACCCGGCCTTTCCGCCGCGGGCGGTCGACTGGGAGTCCCGGCCGTACCATCCCGGCTGGGTGCTCCACACGTGGCTGAACGAATCCTGAACGAAGGCGCGACCGGGCCCGCGACGCGAGACGGCGCTGCGCGCGGGAACGAGCCGATCGCGGCCGCGTTTCCCGTGCGCGACGTCCTCGGCGTCGGCGTCCACGCCGCGACCCTCGCCGAGGTCGTCGCGCGCTGCGAGCGCGCGATCGATCGCGGCGAGCGCATCCTCCTCGGCGTCGTGAACGCCGCGAAGCTCGTGCACATGCGCAGCGACGCCGTGCTGCGCGACTCCGTCGTGTCGGCCGACCTCGTGCTCGCGGACGGCATGTCCGTCGTCTGGGCGAGCCGCTTCCTCGGGGCGCCCCTTCCCGAGCGCGTGACCGGCATCGACCTCTTCGAGCACCTCGTCGCGAGCGCCGCCCGGCGCGGCGATTCGATCTACCTGCTCGGTGCGAAGCCCGAGGTGCTCGCGCGCACTGCCGCCGCGCTCGAAGCGCGCCACCCCGGGCTTCGCATCGCGGGCACGCGCGACGGCTACTTCCGCGACGACGAGTCCGCAGCCGTCGCCGACGCGATCCGCGCGTCGGGCGCCGCGATGCTCTTCGTGGGCATGAGCAGCCCGAAGAAGGAGATCTTCCTGGCCCGCCACGGCGCCGCGCTCGGCGTCGCCGTGTGCCACGGCGTCGGAGGGTCGTTCGACGTCGTC from Myxococcota bacterium includes the following:
- a CDS encoding WecB/TagA/CpsF family glycosyltransferase: MAERILNEGATGPATRDGAARGNEPIAAAFPVRDVLGVGVHAATLAEVVARCERAIDRGERILLGVVNAAKLVHMRSDAVLRDSVVSADLVLADGMSVVWASRFLGAPLPERVTGIDLFEHLVASAARRGDSIYLLGAKPEVLARTAAALEARHPGLRIAGTRDGYFRDDESAAVADAIRASGAAMLFVGMSSPKKEIFLARHGAALGVAVCHGVGGSFDVVAGVTQRAPLAWQRSGLEWLYRLLQEPRRMWRRYLVTNTAFVALVLRARLARALGR